A section of the Bradyrhizobium oligotrophicum S58 genome encodes:
- a CDS encoding ATP-binding protein, translating into MRNEAPNLPIGAVAAIATPEINAPPTRDATNRKNMVLLIQLRWIAVVGQIVTIAFVTFWFGIALPIMPMVGIICALVALNVGSHIWLRHRDDVGNRHLLIALMLDVVALTSELYLTGGASNPFTCLYLLQVTLGAVLLDARSSWSLVALTALSFIWLTIEYRPLALPHHHVSDPFSLHVTGMFVGFVLDAVLLVVFVTRINRNLRERDAKLADLRQHAVEQDHIIRMGLLASGAAHELGTPLASLSVILNDWRRMTAIAADPALADDFAEMEAAVQRCKSIVTDILVSAGQARGEGSAPTTLKVFLTTLVAEWSTARSARNLMFRNEFGSDPAIVSDVALKQAIVNVLDNAFEVSRDWVEFVTERDGDMLLLTISDRGPGFDPAILSQLGRPYQSSKGRPGGGLGLFLVVNVIRKLGGSVSAWNHRGRGATVRLSLPLSTLVIGEPSGD; encoded by the coding sequence CTGGATCGCGGTCGTCGGCCAGATCGTCACCATCGCCTTCGTCACGTTCTGGTTCGGCATTGCGCTGCCGATTATGCCGATGGTGGGCATCATTTGCGCGCTGGTGGCGCTCAACGTCGGCAGCCATATCTGGCTGCGCCATCGCGACGACGTCGGCAACCGTCATCTGCTGATCGCCTTGATGCTCGACGTGGTGGCGCTCACCTCGGAGCTCTATCTCACCGGCGGCGCCTCGAATCCGTTCACCTGCCTCTATCTGCTGCAGGTCACGTTGGGGGCCGTGCTGCTCGATGCGCGCTCGTCGTGGTCGCTGGTCGCGCTCACCGCGCTCAGCTTCATCTGGCTCACCATCGAGTACCGTCCACTGGCGCTGCCGCACCATCACGTCAGCGATCCCTTCAGCCTGCACGTCACCGGCATGTTCGTCGGCTTCGTGCTCGACGCCGTGCTGCTCGTCGTATTCGTCACCCGCATCAACCGGAATTTGCGCGAGCGCGACGCCAAGCTCGCCGATCTGCGCCAGCATGCGGTCGAGCAGGATCACATCATCCGCATGGGCCTGCTCGCGTCGGGGGCGGCGCACGAGCTCGGTACGCCGCTGGCGTCGCTGTCGGTGATCCTCAATGATTGGCGGCGCATGACGGCGATCGCGGCCGACCCGGCGCTCGCGGATGATTTCGCCGAAATGGAAGCCGCGGTGCAGCGCTGCAAGTCGATCGTCACCGACATCCTGGTCTCGGCCGGGCAGGCCCGCGGCGAAGGCTCGGCGCCGACGACGTTGAAAGTGTTCCTGACCACGCTGGTGGCCGAATGGAGCACGGCGCGCTCGGCCCGCAATCTGATGTTTCGCAACGAGTTCGGCTCGGATCCTGCGATCGTCTCCGACGTCGCGCTGAAGCAGGCCATCGTCAACGTGCTCGACAATGCCTTCGAGGTGTCGCGCGACTGGGTGGAGTTCGTCACCGAGCGCGACGGCGACATGCTGCTGCTGACGATCAGCGATCGCGGTCCCGGCTTCGATCCGGCCATTCTGTCGCAGCTCGGGCGGCCCTATCAGTCCAGCAAGGGACGTCCGGGCGGCGGTCTTGGCCTGTTCCTGGTGGTCAACGTGATCCGCAAGCTCGGCGGCAGCGTTTCGGCCTGGAATCACCGGGGACGGGGGGCGACGGTGCGGCTGTCGCTGCCATTGTCGACGCTTGTGATTGGAGAGCCCAGTGGAGATTGA
- a CDS encoding response regulator transcription factor codes for MEIERSLLIVEDDDGFARTLKRSFERRGYDAVIASALEEVDEALKAKTFGYAVVDLKLGSGSGLVCVEKLHAHDPEMLIVVLTGFASIATAVEAIKLGACHYLAKPSNTDDIEEAFRKAQGNAQVALAERSTSIKTLEWERIHQTLIETDFNISEAARRLGMHRRTLARKLEKRPVK; via the coding sequence GTGGAGATTGAACGCTCTCTCCTCATCGTCGAGGACGACGACGGCTTTGCGCGCACCCTGAAGCGCTCGTTCGAACGGCGTGGCTATGATGCGGTGATCGCGAGCGCGCTCGAGGAGGTCGACGAAGCGTTGAAAGCGAAGACGTTCGGCTACGCCGTGGTCGACCTCAAGCTCGGCAGCGGATCCGGCCTCGTCTGCGTCGAGAAGCTGCATGCGCACGATCCGGAGATGCTGATCGTGGTGCTCACCGGCTTTGCCAGCATCGCGACCGCCGTCGAGGCCATCAAGCTCGGCGCCTGCCACTATCTCGCCAAGCCCTCGAACACCGACGACATCGAGGAAGCCTTCCGCAAGGCGCAAGGCAACGCGCAGGTCGCGCTGGCCGAGCGTTCCACCTCGATCAAGACGCTGGAATGGGAACGCATCCACCAGACCCTGATCGAGACCGATTTCAACATCTCGGAGGCTGCAAGAAGACTCGGCATGCACCGCCGGACATTGGCGCGCAAGCTGGAGAAGCGGCCGGTGAAGTAG